The genomic segment CCGTCTGGAGGCCACCCGCGACACCCTGGACGTGGTCGACGACCAGCGCGGCCAGCCGACCTGGAGCGCCGACCTCGCGCACCGGCTGGCGCAGCTCGGCTGCGCGGCCGTGGCCGGTCTGGCACCGCCCGGGATCTACCACGGCACCAGCGGTGGCGAGGGCAGCTGGTGCGATCTGGCGCGGGAGACGTTCCGGCTGCTCGGCGCGGACCCGGCGCGGGTGCGGGCGACCACGGGGGCGGCGCTCGCACGGGCCTCGGCGGGGACGACGACGGCGCCCAGACCCGCGCCGAGACCCGCGTACAGCGTCCTGGGCCACGCCCGTTGGCGCGCGGCGGGCCTCGATCCGATCCGGGACTGGCGGGCCGCGCTCGCGCAGGCGCTTCCGGCCCTGCGCGCGGCGGCGGGCCCCCGGGTGACAGCGGGAGCGGGAGCGAGGGCGGGGGCGGAGGTGGAGGCGAAAACGGGGAGCTGAGCGGGCGGGACTGGCGCGGGCGGGCGTGGGCGTGGCCGGACGGACGTGGGCGTGGCCGGACGGACGTGGGCGAGCGCGCGCGGCCGGGCGGACGTGGCCGGACAGACGTGGGCAGGCGGACGTGGCCGGGCAGACGTAGCCGGACGGACATGGGCAGGCGCGGCCGGGCGGAGGTGGCCGGACGGACATAGGCAGGCAAACGGACATGGGCGCGCGGCCGGGCGGAGGTGGCCGGGAGGTCGGCGCACCGCCCGGCCACGCCCTCAGCGTGGCGCGGGCAGCGGCTCACGGTGTCCGACCGGACGGCCGGGGCGGGGGTCGAGCCGAGGACCGGGCCGGGAGCCGGCCTCGGACTCGGACTGGGACTGGGAGTCGGGTTCGGACTCGGACCGGGAGCCGGACCGGGGACCTGTCTGGAGGCCGGGCCGGGCGCCGGGCGGCGCCGACCGCCTCCGCAGCCCCGCGCGCCAGGCCGCGCACGCCTCGTACGACGGCAGCAGCCCCGCGCGTTCGGCCTCGGCGAGGGTGGGGGCCCGCGCGTCCTTCTCGGACAGTACGGGCGTCCGGCCGGGCGGCCAGGCGATGCCCAGCTCCGGGTCGAGCGGGTGGATGCCGTGCTCGCTGGCCGGGGCGTACCCGGTGGAGCAGAGGTAGACCACCGTCGCCTCGTCGGTGAGCGCCATGAAGGCGTGGCCCAGCCCTTCGGAGAGGTGCACGGACCGGTGGTCGGTGTCGTCGAGCCGGACGGCCTCCCAGCGCCGGTAGGTGGGCGACCCGGTCCTGAGGTCGACGACCACGTCCAGCACGGCCCCGCGCACGCACTTCACGTACTTCGCCTGGCCGGGCGGCACATCGGCGAAGTGGACGCCGCGCAGCGTCCCCCGGGCGGAGACCGAGCAGTTGGCCTGCGCGAGGGTCAGGGGATGCCCGGCGGCGGCCCCGAAGCCGTCCTCCGTGAACCACTCGTGGAAACTGCCCCGGCTGTCGTGGAACAGCCGGGGCTCGGACACCCAGGCGCCTTCGATGCTCAGCTCGCGCACGGTCCGCTCCCCCCGGGCGTGGTGGCGGGGCGCAGCAGCCGGTCCGCGACCCTGGCCGCCGCGTGCCCGTCGTCGAGGTCGCAGAAGTCCCGGCGGAACGCCGCGTACGCCTCCGCGTGGTCGCGGGTGGCGCGTTCGGGGTCGCGGAGCGCGGCGACGAGACCGGCGGAGTCCCGGATCAGCGGTCCGGGGGCCCGGCTCTCGAAGTCGAAGCAGAAGCCGCGCAGGGTGTCGCGGTAGTGCTCCAGGTCGTACGTGTGGAAGAGCATCGGCCGCCCGGTCTGCGCGAAGTCGAACATCAGCGAGGAGTAGTCGGTGACCAGCACGTCGCTGACCAGCATGAGTTCGCCGACGTCCGGGTAGCGCGAGACGTCCCGGACGAAGCCGCTGCCGGTGTCCGGGAGCCGGTCGGTGACGAGGTAGTGACGGCGTACCAGCAACACGGTGTCGGCGGCGAGTTCGCGTTCCGCGGCGGCCAGGTCGAGCCGCAGGTCGAGGGCGTATCCGCCGCCGCCCCCGGTGCGGTCCTCGCGCCAGGTCGGGGCGTACAGGACGATCCGTTTGCCGTCCGGCAGCCCCAGTCGTTCCCGTACCGTCGCGGCGGCCTTCACCGGGTCCGGGCCGTGGAAGAGGTCGTTGCGCGGATAGCCGCACTCCATGACCTCGCCCTGATAGCCGAACGCGCGGCGCAGCACGGGGGTGGAGAAGGTGTTCGGGGAGACCAGCACCGACCACTGGCGGGCACGCCGCTCGATGGTGGCGATGTACGCGGCGTTGGCCTGCGGGGTGCCCGCGAGGTCGAGACCGATGCGTTTGAGGGGGGTGCCGTGCCAGGTCTGGACGACGGTCTGGCCCTCGCGCCTGACGAACCAGTCGGGCAGCTGGGTGTTGGTGACGATGTGGCGGCAGCGGGCCAGTGCCTCGTGCCAGGCCGCGCTCCCATGGACAACGGAGGTGGCGCCCGCCGGGACGCGGGCCTGCTGGTCGTGGACGACCCAGAGGTGTTCGAGGTCGACCGTGCGGGCGGCGAGTTCCTCGTGGACCGCGCGCGGTGAGTCGGAGTACTGGCGGCCGTCGAAGCTGCTGTACAGGACGGCGTCGCGCAGGGCCGCGACGCGCTGGACCAGGTACGCCTCGCGCAGCGCGCGTTCGCCGCGGGCGCCGCGCTCGCGGGCGGTGAGGACGGAGCCGCTGTTGATCAGCAGTTGGTCGTGGAAGCGGCGTTCGACGGTGTACACGCGTCCGGCGAGGGTGCGGGCGGCGGGCACGGTGCGGTGGGCGGCGGCCGGGAGGCGCAGGGCGGCGTCCCGGCCGTCGTCGGTCGTACCGCGCTCGCGGAGGAAGAGGTACCAGTGGCCCTCGCCGAGCGGCAGCGGGCCGCCGGGGCCCTCGACGGCGTCCGGTGCCACGACGGCCCGGAACCGTCCCTCCTCGGGCGGTCCCACCGGGGTGACCGGGAACACGGCCTCCTCGCGGTGGCCGCTGTGCTGGGCGATCAGCTCGACGGGGCGGTCGGGGTCGTGCGGGTGGTCGCCCTCCAGGAGCAGTCGGCCGTCCGCCGTCCACTCGGCGCGTTCGACGACGGGCTGTGTGATCCGGTCGCTGATCAGGAGATTGCCCCGGGAGCTGACGCCGAGTCCGAGTTCGCGGCCCTCCTGGCCGACCGGGTAGCGGCCGGGCGGGACCGGTCCGGGGGCGTCGAGGGTGATCCGCCGCCCGTCCGCCGCGACCAGGTGGAGGCTGTACGGGTCGGTGGCGCGGGCGGGCACGGAGCGGGTGCCGGCGAACGCGTCGAGGGGCACCTCGGCGGTGAAGCGCCGCCAGCCCGCCGTCACGGGGGGCCGCACGGTCACCGGGCAGTCGAGCGCGGCGCCGGTGTGCTGGTGGGTGAGGCACAGCCGCAGCGGGCCCTCGCCGAGGCGTTC from the Streptomyces sp. AM 4-1-1 genome contains:
- a CDS encoding bifunctional glycosyltransferase/CDP-glycerol:glycerophosphate glycerophosphotransferase; the protein is MPPRLSVVVPVHNVELYLTDCLTSLAEQTMADLEVVMVDDGSTDDSAGLAARFAERDGRFRLVRQPNGGLGHARNTGVANRDPGSRYLAFVDSDDVVPPHAYESLVGALEETGSDIASGNVLRLRAGGRLQQSPNFRQAMATTRLRTHISRDWDLAADRIACNKVFRTSFWDEHSFAFPVGCLYEDIPLVLPAHFLARTVDVLKDPVYHWRDRAGSITTRRAVVRGIRDRASHVLGVATFLEEHRGATDKGRYEAHVLAHDLRYFMDALPDGDDEYRRAFLTYANEFTDQVDPAVLDGLPLRLRVMWHLTRERRMDELLALLAHDRSEPGAFTVRGVPRRASYPALAGPVPRSVLRVTDQDLPLTARLREAYWRDGRLHLKGYAYIRNLPSAGRRGALRAGWLRAGRGNVVPLRLRRVEEPEATARSRQSLHDYDLTGFETSVDPGRLAPGTDRLTWRPEIGFAGPGLLRRSAVSTVEAPAAPPVHRPDGDHRIVPAFEGGTLVVHAERIDARFETHRAGDDRTVLLDGMIRERLGEGPLRLCLTHQHTGAALDCPVTVRPPVTAGWRRFTAEVPLDAFAGTRSVPARATDPYSLHLVAADGRRITLDAPGPVPPGRYPVGQEGRELGLGVSSRGNLLISDRITQPVVERAEWTADGRLLLEGDHPHDPDRPVELIAQHSGHREEAVFPVTPVGPPEEGRFRAVVAPDAVEGPGGPLPLGEGHWYLFLRERGTTDDGRDAALRLPAAAHRTVPAARTLAGRVYTVERRFHDQLLINSGSVLTARERGARGERALREAYLVQRVAALRDAVLYSSFDGRQYSDSPRAVHEELAARTVDLEHLWVVHDQQARVPAGATSVVHGSAAWHEALARCRHIVTNTQLPDWFVRREGQTVVQTWHGTPLKRIGLDLAGTPQANAAYIATIERRARQWSVLVSPNTFSTPVLRRAFGYQGEVMECGYPRNDLFHGPDPVKAAATVRERLGLPDGKRIVLYAPTWREDRTGGGGGYALDLRLDLAAAERELAADTVLLVRRHYLVTDRLPDTGSGFVRDVSRYPDVGELMLVSDVLVTDYSSLMFDFAQTGRPMLFHTYDLEHYRDTLRGFCFDFESRAPGPLIRDSAGLVAALRDPERATRDHAEAYAAFRRDFCDLDDGHAAARVADRLLRPATTPGGSGPCAS